The Acropora muricata isolate sample 2 chromosome 5, ASM3666990v1, whole genome shotgun sequence genome includes a window with the following:
- the LOC136918173 gene encoding melatonin receptor type 1B-B-like → MNTSLSSLEKFALQLQHRSTVVKAVESSFMFLINFASLSGNLLLGIAVVRNPTLRRTVPNMYIIALAVSDFLMSFVGIPLSLAALIVGEWPFNNFICQVQGFWNLNMCAVSLQTLAVTAVNRYVRVVCSRSLYQKLFNFKTTKVTIVAVWFMALFAPLPYAFAGHEYIFHTGKVFCAHNLASLNDGYGAYLVLVFVAVPLLILLICYTKVFLTVRKHNLSFRYRNQIRAIGSTSQSSLSVEEVNVTYVLLVVVLGFLTCWTPVLVIDLIDFINADWKLKREVYVTYICFAFASTSLNPIIYGIMNRSFRAEYFKILALIKAWPSDLLSRSSRSVRGSKRNGNLDKHLDKN, encoded by the coding sequence ATGAACACCTCACTGTCCTCGCTCGAAAAGTTCGCCCTGCAATTACAACACCGCTCAACAGTGGTAAAGGCTGTTGAATCGTCGTTTATGTTTTTGATAAATTTCGCGTCTCTCTCCGGCAATCTTTTGCTAGGAATCGCTGTCGTAAGAAACCCGACTCTTCGCCGCACTGTTCCCAATATGTACATCATCGCTTTGGCAGTCTCAGACTTTCTGATGTCTTTCGTAGGAATTCCACTTTCCTTGGCTGCTCTTATTGTCGGTGAGTGGCcgtttaacaattttatttgtcAAGTTCAAGGATTTTGGAATCTCAACATGTGCGCTGTATCTCTACAAACCTTAGCCGTCACCGCTGTCAACAGGTATGTACGAGTTGTTTGTTCCCGCTCGCTTTACCAGAAACTCTTCAACTTCAAAACTACAAAAGTAACCATCGTGGCTGTGTGGTTTATGGCTCTTTTCGCGCCTCTACCCTATGCATTTGCCGGACACGAATACATTTTCCATACTGGAAAAGTCTTCTGCGCGCACAACCTTGCAAGCTTGAACGATGGTTATGGAGCATACTTGGTTCTGGTTTTTGTCGCTGTACCACTTCTCATCTTGTTGATTTGTTACACGAAGGTCTTTTTGACGGTGCGTAAACACAACCTCAGTTTTCGCTATCGAAACCAAATCAGGGCAATCGGTTCCACTTCTCAAAGCAGCTTATCGGTGGAAGAAGTGAATGTGACATACGTTCTGTTGGTAGTTGTGTTAGGTTTTCTAACTTGTTGGACCCCGGTACTAGTCATTGATTTGATTGACTTTATCAACGCGGATTGGAAGCTCAAGCGTGAAGTTTATGTGACTTACATTTGCTTTGCATTCGCCAGTACTTCCCTCAACCCCATCATCTATGGGATCATGAATCGTTCGTTCCGTGCGGAATACTTCAAGATCCTCGCGCTTATAAAGGCTTGGCCCTCGGATTTGCTGTCGCGCTCTTCTAGAtccgttcgtggctcaaaaagAAACGGCAATCTAGACAAACATCTAGACAAGAACTAG